The segment CAAGCAGCTCACGTTGTACGGGCATCACCAGCAGCGCGGGTACGCGGCTTTGAAGGACATGGACGTCCTTCCCCGGTTTAGGGGCACCTTGATGCATGACGCCTGGAGCATCTATTTCCAGCTTCCTGACAACATGCCCTGTGCAACGCCCATCTTCTGAGGGAATGGCGGCACGGCAGAAGGGTATGGACAAACTTGGGCAGGGGAACTACGCCGCGCCATGCAACGCGTCTACCACGAGAACAAAGCAGGTACCCTGACCTTGGCGGGAAAAGCAGCGTTCCTGGCGCGGTTCGACGCGTTGGTACAAGCTGGGTTGGCATCCAACCCAGCAGCGGAACCCATCCCTGGACAGCGGGGTCGGGTGAAGCAGACCCGGGGACGCAACCTGGCACTGCGGTGTCAGAGGCATCGCGAAGCAATTCTGCGCTTCCTTGACTATGAAGAGGTGCCGTTTGACAACAATCAAGCGGAGCGGGACATTCGGATGGCGTGCGTGAAACGCAAAGTCTCCGGTGGGTTTCGCTCAGTGAGAGGTGGCATGAATTTCTGCCGCATTCGTAGCTATACTTCCACGCTTCACAAGCAGGGATGAATATCTGGCACGGCCTGGTCAGTATCTTTCGCAATGACGTCCTTATGCCTACCTTCGTGTGCTAAGTGGTCACAAAATTTACTGCACGGTACGAGTAATCTTCGAGTAATTTTAGTTTTTAGAAGTGACGCAGGAGTTGGTTATGAATAATAACGAATTGGTTGCAAATGTTAGGAGAGAAGCTTTAGCTGGGATTGAGACGCTGCAGCTCCTGAGAAATCTGGCAAGCGGTGAATATAGCCGTTCAAATCCTGTTATCTTTGCAGGAACGTTGTCGCAAGCTTTTAAAATACCTAACGCAGTTACAATGAAGCTAAGTGAATGGAATCAAGCTTTTGGCCCTCTGCACTTCTCGGAGAACGAAGTAGATGAACTGATTACGCCCTATATAGAGACTTATATTTCCTCTGTTACCGTTGATAAGTCTGTGTAATTAACAGCTTACGGTGCTCCCGGCTCCAGCCGGAGCATTTGCAGTATTGTTGAGGGTGTAAGTTGGTTCCAAAGATTTTTCATCGCAGACAACACCCCATGAGAGCCGACTTCTGCTGACTACTTCCGACTTTTGACCCCTAGAAAGCCAGCGTGAGTCGAAAAGCAGTAGTTATCTTAGCAACCATTGTGATTGTTGGAATTGGCATATTTACTTAATAAATTATTCTCGCCCTTAAAGTTGATTGACCAAGCATATCGTAACTGTCTGGAAAATCCGAGAGTAGTGGTCAAATGGAGAGAAAGAGATGGTCAGGTTTGGATTCACCCTATTGATGAATCGAATATCTACACACAATGTGGTTAAACGAAATCATTTTGAATTGCTGTTAAGTAACCACTCATTACAAAACTTAACTTTGTAACGAGTGGTTACTTAACATCTATTAGTCGGTGTTAGTATAACACTTCTTAAGTATTAGTAATTTGCCGCTAATTTTTAGTGCTAGCCGTTTTTACCATAAAATCAAGTAGAAATTCCGGCGTTAGAGTCAATCCATCTTCTAGATCTTCTTCAAAAAAAGTATGAAATAATACGTCTATAGGCTTTGGGTGTCCTGTGATATACCCTAGTTCTACAGACATTTTATAAACTTCTTTATCTGATGCGTCCTTAAGAAAGGATGGATTCGAGAGATGTCTAATCAGCACGAGAGCTCTTTCCCTATCCATAGGACTCCAATCTATTACATTTCAAGAGCGAAAATAAAATTCCTGTACGCGAATTAGATGTAGTTTTCACAACTGCTTTTTTCAAGGTCGATAGGTTCAATATTCAGACCTTTATCGTAGTGATAGTTATATGTCAAAACCTCGTAGTGAAATTTTGGTGAAGCGATCAAAAGATTGTCGTAACTACTTAGCACAACAGGTCGTTGTGTGCTGAGCAGTTACCGATGAACAATCTAAATTTCTGTGCATGAGACTTTTGAACTCATGCGATAACGGTTCTGTACATGTTGAGCCGATCGATCTACACTATTCCTGTTATTTCACCTACTTACTACACATTGGTTAGATTTTGTTCCAGATTGTACCAAGAGGCCTCAAATTTTATGAAACCAGTGCGCTTTCCTTTGAATAGATTCTAGAAATTTCACCTCCGAAGCGATGAGATTGACATCTTGCACTAGTTCTCGTCGTAACGTACTTTGATTTCTCTGAGCGTCGATCGACTGACGAACAAAATGTTCCTTCCATAAAGTGCAGAGAGCCAACCCGTTCCGTCTAAATTCCTTCACTTCTGATTCCGGAACGCCCGCGACGTGCATTAAGTTGGCTGTCGCGCCTACGAGGATACGTTGGCTTTTGACTTGAGCCAGCCCTAGACGGTTCCCGAGGTATCGTGGGGATAACAATGTTTGGCTTTTCGCGGCCAGGAGCTCGGGCAAATTCTGTTGTGCCTGTTGTGCGAGCGTGACGAGACGCAGCAACGCAGATCGCACATCAAGACGCAAGCCACTTTCAAGTGGCTTGAGCACGAACACTTGATCCACAATAGTAGGAGCGGCTACGCGGCAACGCTCGTGATCGTCACGCAATTGTTGTTCGGGAATCAAGTGTTCGGTGTATACGCTTCCAGTGATCCAGTGCAGCGGTACACCTTGGCCACGATGATCGAAACGGTACTCATTGCCGTTCGGGGACCAATCGGTTCCCAACTGGCGCTGCAAATCCGCTCCATCAACGGCCGTCAGCCAGCCTGTCTCTGCATTCTCGGCGTGCTCGACGCCAGCGGTAGGCACGAACACTTTGAGGTGTCGGAAGAAGTCCGTAGTACCGCCATCGTGAATCAGAAAAGCGCCCCCTCCTAGTAAATAACCGCTGACGAGAGTGATTTTCATGACATCGTCTGAATTATTCGACACGTATTTTTCAAACAGATTCACCATGTGAGGAACTAAAACGGGGAGACCCTGGTCAATATGGTGCTGAACCACATCACTCAAGCGTCCATGGCATGTAACTGCGCATAACTCAAGGCCCATTTCCTCCAAAACGTGCTGATCGAGTTGGTACGTGAATGGCAAGCGGGGATAGTGGCGCACGTTATGGTCTACGAGGGCGTAATGCTCGTAAAAGTACAGTAAGGCGTAACAAACGTCCGATAAATGCGGCGCTAAGGCGTTTGCAGCATGTGCTCGCGTAACGCGAAAGCAATCTAAACCATCGCGGTCGTACGTCAATCCGTCCGCGTGTACCGAAAGTCGGGGAACCCGCCGAAATTCCATTATTCCTCCCTTACTGCGCAGGTGTGCCCTGTACGCGTTGCCCTACTCTTTTCACGTATGCTGCCGTGACATGGTGCGGCCAGAAGTGTTGTTGACTTACGCTCAAAGTTTGGACGGAAGCATTGCTGGGCCCGATCGTCGACCTCTGCTACTGAGTGGCAAGGAAAGCATGCGATGGACCCATACGTTACGGTCGCAACACGATGCCATCTTGATCGGTGTCGGCACCTTGATCGCGGATGACCCACTGTTATCCGTGCGCTATGTCGAAGGCGACCATCCGCAGCCGGTGGTGCTTGACAGCCGTCTACGTTTCCCTGAGCAAGCAAGATTATGGCAGCACCCGTCGCACCGCCCTTGGATCGTGACGACGCCGTCCGCGTGCGCAGCAGCCCAGCGACGGCTTGAAGACGCGGGTGCACGAGTCATTCGGGTGATATTGCAATGCCTTCGTGGAGGATCAGTTCAGTGTGGCGCGGTGTTGCTCAAAGCGAGTCGGTGAGCGGTACCCCAAGCTAGAGTGACGACGCTCGCGGTTGTAAAACACCTCAATCCACTCAAAGACCAGATTACGTGTGTCAGCGCGGTTTCCTTGTGCTGTGTCGAGTTCCAGTTCCAGCTTGAGGGTGGCGAAGAAGCTCTCCATCGCCGCGTTGTCCCAGCAGTCTCCCTTTCGGCTCATACTTTGGAGCGCCTGGAGGCGCTCCAGTGCTTGTCGATACTCGCGACTCGCATATTGAATTCCCTGGTCCGAATGATGGAGCAATCCTTGTCCAGGACGCCGAATCTGCTGTGCCATGTCCAGCGCAGCGACGACCAACTCGGTCTGCAGGGTGGCCCGCATGGCCCAACCCACGATTTTGCGAGAGAACAGATCCATCACCACAGCGAGGTACATCCAGCCCTCAGCCACGGGTAAATAGGTAATATCCGTCACCCATTTCTGATTGGGTTGTTCGGCAACAAATTCGCGATTCAGTAGATTTTCGGCCACTGGGTGCGGGTGTTTTGAATTGGTGGTCACGCGAAATTTCCGCTTGCAGCGAGCCTTCAGTCCCGCTGCCTTCATCAGCCGAGTAATTCGTGCTCGGCTGACCTGTTTTCCCTCGTCCACGAGTGCGGCTTGGACACGAGGGGCACCGTAGGTGCCCCTACTGACTTGATGAATGGTTCGAATGGCCTCGGTCAGAGCGACGTCTTCCACCCGATAGCAGTTTTTGGGCCTTCTCCACCACGCAAAATAGCCACTGACCCCGACACCGAGCGTCTTGCACAGCCGCTCAATGCTGTACTCATGCCGATGCTGCTCAATGAACCCGTAAATTAGTGGTCTTTGGCGAAGAAGGCCAGTGCTTTTTTCAGAATATCGCGTTCCTGACGGGTAATTTCCAGCTCTCGTTCTAGCTTCTTGAACCGCGCTTCCTGCTCACTCAACGCGGCGACGCCGCGTCCGGTGAATTGGGGGCGGCCCACCGCCCCTTGTTGCTCGTGATGCTGTTTCCAGCGTACGACTAAATACGGTGGAACACCCAAGTTGCGGGCGATCTCAGCGCAGCTTTTCTGGCTGCTGATCACCAGACGCACGGCTTCTTCTTTGAACTCGGCGGTGTAGTGGTTTTTACTGGCGGTCATGTCAGTCTCCATTGTCGGTCAGACTGAACTCCTCCTCCACAGAACCCTAGCAAGATCAGGGTGAGTACCGACTCAATTGGTAGACCCGACGTGCACGCCTTGCTCGACGCCCTATGGCACCGGAATGTCCGAAAACTGATGGTTGAGGGCGGGCAGAGCGTGCTCGTGTCATTCCTGCAAGCAGGCGTGGTCGACCGCCTCGCTGTAACGGTCGCACCCCGACTCGCCGCAGGAACAACAGCGTTGGGGGGCAATGGCGGAACCTGGCCGGAGTTACGGAACGTACGTACACGTATGTTGGGAACCGACATGATTGTAGAAGCAGATGTGCTCAGCTGAATGCGGCTCACGCGGGTTCCTGCGACGCCATCAAATCGGTAAGCCACGCTTGCGTTGTTCGTATCAGATAAGCAGACGCTTCAGGACTGGCATACAGATGACCTGCGGCGCGCACCACGACTTGCCTCGAAACGAGTTCCGCCGTTAGCAGGGTTTCGATGGAGGCTACGACGTCGGCGTCCTCTGAGCCGGAAAGAACGAGTATGGGCGGGCGAACGCGGGGCGCATTCCACGCCTGCGTTTCTCGTATGTAGGCATGCCCTAACCAATGACCCAGAAATGGCCGCACAAACGCACGAGATTGATAAGGATGGCGTTGCCAAGGTGGTATCGCGCACGGCTCGCCGGAAGCCTGCGCCGCTTGGAGAATTGGGCTCCACAGCACCACAGCGTCGGGATTGACCTCGTCTGCCGCCAGCAAGGCGCTGCGACAGCCATCGCTGAATCCGAGCAGGACTACAGGAAGCTTCGGGTGTTGCAGGCGAGCTCGAGAAACTACAGCCTGAAGGTCTTGAGCGCGGAATGTGGGCAGCGAGGTAAAGAACTCCCCATCGCTCAAGCCGCACCCTCGGTGATCGAACCGCCAAGTGACGAAACCTGCCTGTGACCACGTTCGCGCTGCAGTGACCAGAAGACGATGCGTATCCACACGTTCGCCGTTAAGGCCGTGCGAGATGACCAAAATTGCTCGAGCTTTCCGCTTGGACGGCTCGTGCCACACACCGCGCAAGGCGGACCCGTCAATCACTTCACTAAAGAAATGCTCTCCGGCGGGTCCGCTCATGCGCTGTGGTACCGCGCCAGCAAGTAAGCTCGGGCAGGAAGGTCAGGGGTGAAATGCGGACGTTGACGCAAGGCAGCTCGTAGATCGTCCGGAGCCACTTGTGCAGGCATCTCGAGGCCACGGAGCACAGCACCCAGCGCGCGTTGGAAGCGGTCTTGCCAGATGTGACGGTATTCTTCCTCAGTCACCGCGAAGGAGAGCAACGACAAACTGCTGAGCAGCGTGACCCGTTGCGCTACCGCCCAGCCCGCTTCCCCCGCGGCGGCGTCAACCCGCTGCAATTGTTCGTGATAGCGGCGCTTGGCAAGACGTCGCGTGCTCAGCAGCTCCCGAATGCTGTTTCGCAGATCGTTTGGCTCTTGACCGCTACTCAGCTCAACCGCCTCAATCCGAACCACGTCTGGATTTTCAAGTGGGTGTCTGAGCACGCTGTCGGTTCTTGGGTCGAGGTAAGCATGATTGGCGATGAATGCGTACACGTCCTGCTCGGTTAATCCGATTCGAAGGTACCGTTCTGCCAATCGCAGCTTGGCGACTCGAAGTCTTATGCGGTGCGGCGTAACTTCCGAGTAAGCGAAGTCGTCGCGTTTGACCGGGGTTTCGGTGGGAAGTGTAGCGAGCTGCTGCTCGTACCACTCTAGAGGCAGCACCCCG is part of the Deinococcus sp. QL22 genome and harbors:
- a CDS encoding RibD family protein — its product is MVRPEVLLTYAQSLDGSIAGPDRRPLLLSGKESMRWTHTLRSQHDAILIGVGTLIADDPLLSVRYVEGDHPQPVVLDSRLRFPEQARLWQHPSHRPWIVTTPSACAAAQRRLEDAGARVIRVILQCLRGGSVQCGAVLLKASR
- a CDS encoding IS3 family transposase (programmed frameshift) produces the protein MTASKNHYTAEFKEEAVRLVISSQKSCAEIARNLGVPPYLVVRWKQHHEQQGAVGRPQFTGRGVAALSEQEARFKKLERELEITRQERDILKKAPGLLRQRPLIYGFIEQHRHEYSIERLCKTLGVGVSGYFAWWRRPKNCYRVEDVALTEAIRTIHQVSRGTYGAPRVQAALVDEGKQVSRARITRLMKAAGLKARCKRKFRVTTNSKHPHPVAENLLNREFVAEQPNQKWVTDITYLPVAEGWMYLAVVMDLFSRKIVGWAMRATLQTELVVAALDMAQQIRRPGQGLLHHSDQGIQYASREYRQALERLQALQSMSRKGDCWDNAAMESFFATLKLELELDTAQGNRADTRNLVFEWIEVFYNRERRHSSLGYRSPTRFEQHRATLN
- a CDS encoding dihydrofolate reductase family protein yields the protein MSTDSIGRPDVHALLDALWHRNVRKLMVEGGQSVLVSFLQAGVVDRLAVTVAPRLAAGTTALGGNGGTWPELRNVRTRMLGTDMIVEADVLS
- a CDS encoding alpha/beta hydrolase; translated protein: MSGPAGEHFFSEVIDGSALRGVWHEPSKRKARAILVISHGLNGERVDTHRLLVTAARTWSQAGFVTWRFDHRGCGLSDGEFFTSLPTFRAQDLQAVVSRARLQHPKLPVVLLGFSDGCRSALLAADEVNPDAVVLWSPILQAAQASGEPCAIPPWQRHPYQSRAFVRPFLGHWLGHAYIRETQAWNAPRVRPPILVLSGSEDADVVASIETLLTAELVSRQVVVRAAGHLYASPEASAYLIRTTQAWLTDLMASQEPA